From the genome of Chionomys nivalis chromosome 9, mChiNiv1.1, whole genome shotgun sequence:
tgtttTTCCCTTGTGAGTGATTATCAATTAGAGGTAACTTCTGGGGTGGGGCGAGGGCTTGTGTCTACTTCCTCTCTCAGAGCGGGGACCACATGCAGTGCAGACtcctgcaggccctgtgcatgctgccacagtctctgagttcatacgTGCTTCAACCCTGTTGTGTCCAGAAGGCTTTGttcccttggtgtcctccatcccacTGGCTCTTAAACcctttttaccttttcttcccaagccctgatgagagatttgatggagacatcctattGAGGACTGAGTGTCTGAGGTCTCACTCCGCACACCGTCCAgctctgggtctctgtattaGTTCTGAGTgaggtctctcactctgcacaCCGTCCAgctctgggtctctgtattaGTTCCCAGCTACTGCAGGAGGCGGCTCCTCGATGATGGCTGAGTGAGACACTGACCTATGAGTATGGCAGAGTGCTGTTAGGaggcattttattgctgtgtccCTTTGGTTTTCCCCTAGATCTATGACCTATCCACCAAGGTTCTTGGCCACCTGGGCAATGTCAGGGATGAGTTCCATCTCATAGTGTGGGTTTCTTAAATCCAGTCATCAGACAGTGGTTGGTTGCTTCTACAATGTTTGTGCCTCTGTTGTACCAGAGTATGGTGCAGGCAGGTCACCATTATACATCAGAGGGTTTGCAGCTGGGATGGTGTTTACCATTCTCCTCTGGTAGCacacagagtaccttccagtaccacgAACACTAGTCAATAGaggtgaaggctctaggtaggcaccagTTCAACTTCTCTGGGTTCAGTGATATTTAAGTGTTTAGaccacattttttaattgatgatGTATAAAATCCCTTCAGCCTTCTAGAAGATAGAGCCACAGAATCCTGAGTGGTCTTGAAGGGTTTGGTTCCCGTAGCATCATTTTCTCACTGCTAGCCATCTGAAGCCAGTCTTGGTGCTCAGAGCAGGGCCTGCATGTCACACATTATAAGCCTTGTGATCCTGGTCCCTCTGCACACATAGGGGATTGTTCTGTGCAGGAGCCCTAAGCATCACAGTGCTGAGAACCAGGCAGGTGCTCACCTTTGTGTGCGATGCCCACCCCTCCCTCAGGTGAAGAAGAACAGCACGCCCCCCCTCTCCTTGTTTGGACAACTCCTGTGGCGAGAGTTTTTCTACACAGCGGCTACCAATAACCCCAGGTTTGACCGAATGGAGGGGAACCCCATCTGCATCCAGATCCCCTGGGACCGCAACCCTGAAGCCCTGGCCAAGTGGGCCGAGGGCAAGACAGGCTTCCCTTGGATTGACGCCATCATGACccaactgaggcaggagggctggatCCACCACCTGGCCCGGCACGCTGTGGCCTGCTTCCTCACCCGCGGGGACCTCTGGGTCAGCTGGGAGAGCGGGGTCCGGGTGAGTGCAAGCTGGCCTGTACCCTGTGACCAGGCCAGCCAAGGTCAGCCCCCTTCTaggctgggggctggggtgggatcCCTGGGTCAGGAGATCCTTTCCATGTGCTCAGCAGAAGAACTTTGCTCCTTGGGGTATTACAGTGACTTGGAAAGAACCAGAGCGTCAGGTCTCCAAGGAGGCTGGTTGTCCCTTATCTAGGTATTTGATGAGCTGCTCCTGGATGCAGATTTCAGTGTAAACGCGGGCAGCTGGATGTGGCTGTCCTGCAGCGCTTTCTTCCAACAGTTCTTCCATTGCTACTGCCCTGTGGGCTTCGGCCGACGCACAGACCCCAGTGGGGACTACATTCGGTGAGGATTCAAGCCAGACTGTCTGACTTTGAACCACTGTGCCCTCCTCTGGTACTCTGGACCCTTCTTCTTAAAGAAGAGCCAGTGTGCTGACACATCACCCGTATGTGTTTCAGGCGATACCTGCCCAAATTGAAAGGGTTCCCCTCTCGCTACATCTACGAGCCCTGGAATGCCCCTGAGTCGGTTCAGAAGGCCGCCAAGTGCATCATTGGTGTAGACTACCCGCGACCCATCGTCAACCATGCTGAGACAAGTCGGCTCAACATCGAGCGCATGAAGCAGATCTACCAGCAGCTGTCGCGATACCGGGGACTCTGTAAGGAGCTCCTACCCACTGACATCTCACTCACCCTGGGGAGGACACTGCAGGCTAGGCCAGACTAGGCAGCTTGGGGTGCTGGGAAAAGGTGGAGGCTGTGCCCTGATCCTGCCCTCCTGGCCCCTCTGTTTCTTATGACCTATAGCTCTCTTAATCTGACTGTCCCTTTGTCTCCAAGGTCTTCTAGCATCTGTCCCTTCCTGTGTGGAAGACCTCAGTCACCCAGTGGCAGATCCCAGCTCTAGCCAGGTTGGGAGCATCAGCAACACAGGTGAGTTATTACACTGGCCTCTCGCCTCTCTGGCCTTCTATGACCTGTGCCACCGCTTCAGTCATTCGGGGCTAAGGCCAAAATGAGCATATGCCTGATGAAGCTTATATTCCCCCAGGGCATGCTGTAAGACAATCAAATATGAGCATTCAGATAAGAATTTTGGAGGGCATTGAATGGCTTGCTGTGGGGCTAAGAATAGGGTATCTTTAGGACCACTTTAAATAGGAGCTGTATTGTTTAGCAATGTCCTGATAAGAACTAGGGAAGGAAATAGCAAGAAGAGTCCCAGATGCAGGAGCAAGCAGAGCCCACTCTAGGAACAGAAGGAAGCCAGAGCAGGCGACGAGTGGAGCAGAGCGCTCATATTCCCCATCCTCTGACTTCCTGCACTGAAGGGAGTCAGCAGGGCAGGGCAAGGTCCCACTGGGCTTCTAAAACTGCCCGCGACATAATAAACAGTGGACAGTGAGGAGCAGTGTAGGGATGGGGAGGCACGGAAGAAGGTGACACAGGGGTCTGGacaagagaagcagggagagagtgAGGGTGCCGGTCGACTTGGTGATGCTCCATAATGCAGAAGTGGCCAGAACTCCGGGATTTTCCCAGGGCTGCAAAGGGAATGCCTCACCTTCAGAGCAAGGCAGCAGATATGCCACATCAGTCTCTGGCCTGGAGCCAGGGACTTGAGACCAGAAGTTGGCCCTGCTGCCAGCAGGCCAGGCCATGCCCTCCTCACACAGCTCCCACGGGAGATCACTGCTGAAAAGGAGGCCAGGGCAGGGCTCCCTGTTTCTAAAGAGCAGGCATTGCACAGCATGACACCCTTGTGATGTGgaactttctgtctctgtggttcTTCACAGGCCCCAGACCCATAGCCAGTGGCCCAGCCTCCCCTAAACGCAAACTGGAAGCAGCTGAGGAGCCTCCCGGTGAAGAATTGAGCAAGCGGGCTAGGGTGACAGAGATGCCTGCCCAAGAGCCACCGAGCAAGGACGCCTGAGAGTGAGTCCTGCAGAAGGAGGTAACATGACTCAGAAAGCTGTTGCTTGCCAACTGGAGGTTCAAACAGCAAATCAGATTAAGGGGTAGGATTTCTGCTCAAAATCCCACCGGTCTGACTTTCAGAActtctaaaccagtggttctcttctcagccttcctaatgctgcagcccctTTAATAACTCTCAgggtgtggtgacccccccatcataaaattgttttcattgctacttcataactgtaattttgctactgttatgaattgtaatgtaaacatctgatatgcaggatgtctgatatgtgaccccaaggCAGTCgagacctacaggttgagaaccattgtttgAGATAGAGCCTCACTGTATGGCTGAGGCCAATcttgaacttgtagcaatcctcctgccttatcctCTTGAGTGCCAGAATTTCAGATGTGAGCCAGCATGTCCAGTTTACTTCATAAAATCTAAAggaagattattattttttaaggaaagaagattttattttagaagaaagaaattttaaagtttaaGTCCTTTGTTTTCTGActagcagaaaagaaaaggggtttagctttgttctgtttgtttgcttgccttTTCTGCCTGCTTATGAGTCAACTCTAATACCCAGATGTAAAGCTGGCAGGTGGAGGCTGTGTTCTGTAGTCAGGCCAGATGAGGGCAACATTGAGCTTCAGACGCCAGGAAAGAGTTCAGCCCTGGAAGGACCAGAGGGCCcagctgtctctctgcttctgcttacGGGGTCTCTGATCTTTTCACAGACCTCGTAGCTTTGCACATCCTAGTCAGGGCTCACATCAGACAGAATGACAAACAGATTTGCCTCCTCCTTGTTCCTTCTTCCCCAAGGCAGGAAAGGCTTGTATGCCAATATTGAAGAAATGTAGCTTGCCACCCCCCTTAGTCATTATGTCAGGCTATTCCATACATCTGCATCAGTAGGTTGGAGGGGGCTTTTCACTGTAGAGCTGTCTGGTTCTTTTTCTGGTTCTAATCACTTCAaggcctctctgggtctgtctgTGTGGGGTGTCTCTCTCAATTTGTGCGCTCAGTGAGATGGCAGGCACGTGGTGCCTTTTCCTTCTAGACATTGCGAATAGGAGGACAGGCTGTGCTGCCTCGTCCCTGAAAGAACCGGCCACTATAGATGCCATACTGTCTGTGGTGTGCTGCTAAGCATAGCATGTTATGGCTAATAAACTTGCTTCGTTAATGCCCTGATTTTGAGGAAAGATTAACAAATAGAAAGGTTAGGTGTGTGTGTCAAGACTACACAGTAAGCTGATGACATACAGCACAACACGGGCTTGTTGTGTGCAGATATATGGGGAGAGTGACATGTAAAACATGTAAGTGACATATAAATTGACATATAAAGTCATATTAGTGTGGAATACAGccaaagcaacttaggaaagGAAGACTAATAGCCTATAGTTCCCAGAATAAAGCAGTACAGACCTTCAGCTTATGAAGGTGGGTTGTGTGATCACGGAAGTGAGACTGAGAAGAACTGGATTCAAGGGTGTTTTGAACACCAGAAACATCGACGTTTGCCTGATCTTGTACACATGACTTACTCTCTCGGAAGGTGGTTGCTGTTCCCGAGAGTAAGCACAGGTGTCGGTCAGTCACGGATGTGTGGAAGTGCGGATGCAGGTTGAGCATCCCGTAATCCAACCACCGAGATCCAAAATGCTGTGGCATCCTAAACTGTCAGCAGTGGAGTCTGTGCAGATATTCCTAAATTCAGAAAGTCAGATAATGGACATTCAGCTTGTGATACCAAGCCCCCTGCTTGGCTAAAACAGATAGGAACATTTTTCTTACCTTCCAGGGGGCTCAAAGGTGAAGCTTATGGGTTGTGGTCTGGCAGATGGAAGATGGCTGTTCCAGCTCAGCTGTCAGTGCCTCTTCAAGGCGGGGACAGGACAGCAGGGTTGGCTGTGCTCACTCACTCAGTTAACAAACATTCATGTTCCCACGATGGACCCTAGATTCGGGGCGCATTATGAACTGGACTGGCAGCCCCACCTCCACCTTGGGAGATACTGGTAGGAGGAGACAGTGAAGCAGAGGTGTTTTAGTAAGGGGCCATAAGTATTAAACAGAAAAGGTTTCCTgcctgagaagaaagaaaggaaggcagggacACGAAGGGGTTGCTGTGCTGTAAGGATCACTGGCTTGGACTGTGTCTAGAACAGGCCTGTGGCGGAGGCCCGCACGGGGGCACAGTTAGCTGGGAAGTATGGATCGTGGTGGGCATCAGCAGTGTCACAGTATGTGGGCCTCACAGCCTGGGCTGCTCACAAGTACTGGAGCATGGTACTCCCTGCTGGGATGGGCATTATTGGGATTATTGTCTGTGCAGTCTGATGTCCTGGAAGCAGAGGGGCCCCTTGAGGGAGTTCTGGGAGAGAAGCCTCCTATGGAATAGGATGGTCTACTGCATCTGGAGGAGAATTAAACACTGGATGGGGCCCTAACAGAGTCAGGTG
Proteins encoded in this window:
- the Cry2 gene encoding cryptochrome-2 isoform X1; this translates as MAAAAVVAATVPAQTTSADGASSVHWFRKGLRLHDNPALLAAVRGARCVRCVYILDPWFAASSSVGINRWRFLLQSLEDLDTSLRKLNSRLFVVRGQPADVFPRLFKEWGVTRLTFEYDSEPFGKERDAAIMKMAKEAGVEVVTENSHTLYDLDRIIDLNGQKPPLTYKRFQAIISRMELPKKPVGAVSSQQMESCRAEIRENHDDTYGVPSLEELGFPTEGLGPAVWQGGETEALARLDKHLERKAWVANYERPRMNANSLLASPTGLSPYLRFGCLSCRLFYYRLWDLYKKVKKNSTPPLSLFGQLLWREFFYTAATNNPRFDRMEGNPICIQIPWDRNPEALAKWAEGKTGFPWIDAIMTQLRQEGWIHHLARHAVACFLTRGDLWVSWESGVRVFDELLLDADFSVNAGSWMWLSCSAFFQQFFHCYCPVGFGRRTDPSGDYIRRYLPKLKGFPSRYIYEPWNAPESVQKAAKCIIGVDYPRPIVNHAETSRLNIERMKQIYQQLSRYRGLCLLASVPSCVEDLSHPVADPSSSQVGSISNTGPRPIASGPASPKRKLEAAEEPPGEELSKRARVTEMPAQEPPSKDA
- the Cry2 gene encoding cryptochrome-2 isoform X2; protein product: MTWTGGSAWTPGNLELSPSFDPALLHSLRHLLQLSGLHFPSRIIDLNGQKPPLTYKRFQAIISRMELPKKPVGAVSSQQMESCRAEIRENHDDTYGVPSLEELGFPTEGLGPAVWQGGETEALARLDKHLERKAWVANYERPRMNANSLLASPTGLSPYLRFGCLSCRLFYYRLWDLYKKVKKNSTPPLSLFGQLLWREFFYTAATNNPRFDRMEGNPICIQIPWDRNPEALAKWAEGKTGFPWIDAIMTQLRQEGWIHHLARHAVACFLTRGDLWVSWESGVRVFDELLLDADFSVNAGSWMWLSCSAFFQQFFHCYCPVGFGRRTDPSGDYIRRYLPKLKGFPSRYIYEPWNAPESVQKAAKCIIGVDYPRPIVNHAETSRLNIERMKQIYQQLSRYRGLCLLASVPSCVEDLSHPVADPSSSQVGSISNTGPRPIASGPASPKRKLEAAEEPPGEELSKRARVTEMPAQEPPSKDA